One Clostridium novyi NT genomic window carries:
- the thiC gene encoding phosphomethylpyrimidine synthase ThiC: MNYTTQMDAAKRGIVTKEMEIVAKKECMEISKLMNLVATGQVAIPANKNHKSLSPEGVGQDLKTKINVNLGISKDCYNIDAELEKVKKAVEMKAEAIMDLSCYGKTEEFRRKLIDMSPAMIGTVPMYDAIGFYDKELKDITAEELLAVVEKHAKDGVDFMTIHCGINRETAEVFKRNPRLMNLVSRGGSLLFAWMQLNNKENPFYEHFDKVLDICEKYDVTISLGDACRPGCIEDSTDPSQIKELITLGELTKRAWERNVQIIIEGPGHMSLSEIKTNMLLEKKLCHNAPFYVLGPIVTDVAPGYDHITSAIGGAIAASFGADFLCYVTPAEHLRLPNIDDMKEGIIATKIAAHAADIAKGIPGARDWDNKMSRARRDLDWDTMFELAIDPEKAKRYRAESIPEDEHTCTMCGKMCAVRNMNKVMDGKNINILREDD; this comes from the coding sequence ATGAATTACACAACACAAATGGATGCTGCTAAACGTGGCATAGTAACTAAGGAAATGGAAATAGTAGCAAAAAAAGAATGCATGGAAATTTCTAAATTAATGAATTTAGTAGCTACAGGTCAAGTAGCAATTCCAGCTAACAAAAATCATAAATCTTTAAGTCCAGAAGGAGTTGGACAAGACTTAAAAACTAAAATCAATGTAAATCTTGGTATTTCAAAAGATTGCTATAACATAGATGCTGAACTTGAAAAAGTAAAAAAAGCTGTAGAAATGAAGGCTGAAGCCATTATGGATCTTAGTTGCTACGGAAAAACTGAAGAATTTAGAAGAAAACTTATAGATATGTCTCCTGCTATGATTGGGACAGTTCCAATGTACGATGCAATTGGTTTTTATGATAAAGAACTTAAAGATATAACTGCCGAAGAATTACTTGCTGTTGTTGAAAAACATGCAAAAGATGGAGTTGACTTTATGACAATTCACTGTGGAATCAATCGTGAAACAGCAGAAGTTTTCAAAAGAAATCCTAGACTTATGAATTTAGTATCTAGAGGCGGAAGTTTACTTTTTGCTTGGATGCAATTAAATAATAAAGAAAATCCTTTCTATGAACACTTTGACAAAGTACTAGATATATGTGAAAAATATGATGTTACTATAAGTCTTGGAGATGCTTGTCGTCCTGGATGTATAGAAGATTCTACTGATCCTAGTCAAATAAAAGAATTAATAACTTTAGGAGAACTTACTAAACGTGCATGGGAAAGAAATGTCCAAATTATAATAGAAGGACCTGGACATATGTCTTTAAGTGAAATTAAAACAAATATGCTTCTTGAAAAGAAATTATGTCATAATGCTCCTTTCTATGTTTTAGGACCTATAGTAACAGATGTGGCTCCTGGATATGATCATATTACAAGTGCCATAGGTGGTGCTATTGCAGCTTCATTTGGTGCTGACTTCTTATGCTATGTAACACCTGCTGAACATCTTAGACTTCCAAACATAGATGATATGAAAGAAGGTATAATTGCAACTAAAATAGCCGCTCATGCAGCAGACATTGCTAAAGGTATTCCTGGAGCAAGAGACTGGGATAACAAAATGAGCAGAGCTAGACGTGATTTAGATTGGGATACTATGTTTGAGCTTGCAATTGATCCTGAAAAAGCTAAACGTTATAGAGCTGAATCTATACCAGAAGATGAACATACTTGTACTATGTGCGGAAAAATGTGCGCAGTTAGAAACATGAATAAGGTCATGGATGGTAAAAACATAAATATTTTAAGAGAAGATGACTAA
- the nadA gene encoding quinolinate synthase NadA has translation MDLKDKIMKLKKEKNAVILAHFYQPKDVQEVADYIGDSYFLIDVGEKCKEDTIVFCGVKFMAESAKILSPNKKVIFPTPKAICPMANMITKEDVLKLKEKHPNAKVVCYINSTAEVKSVVDVCCTSSNAIEIVNNLESNEIIFLPDKNLGSYIQENTPNKKIILWDGYCYVHNKIKASDIIKAKEEYGNDINVLVHPECRKEVRELADYIGSTKGIINFAQNSNSKKYLIVTECGVIHELKKKNPDKEFYMLDMHCSNMKMNSIKEIYTCLKNYNNEVKIDENIKRKAVRALEKMHSL, from the coding sequence ATTGATTTAAAAGATAAAATTATGAAATTAAAAAAAGAAAAAAATGCAGTTATTTTAGCACATTTTTATCAGCCTAAAGATGTACAAGAAGTAGCGGATTACATAGGGGATTCTTATTTTTTAATTGATGTAGGAGAAAAATGCAAAGAAGATACTATAGTATTTTGTGGAGTGAAATTTATGGCGGAAAGTGCCAAAATTTTATCGCCTAATAAAAAAGTTATTTTTCCAACTCCAAAGGCGATTTGTCCTATGGCTAATATGATTACTAAGGAGGATGTTTTAAAACTAAAGGAAAAACATCCAAATGCTAAAGTAGTTTGCTATATAAATTCTACTGCAGAGGTTAAGTCTGTGGTTGATGTATGTTGCACATCTTCAAATGCAATTGAGATAGTTAATAATTTAGAAAGTAATGAGATAATATTTTTACCAGATAAAAATTTGGGATCATATATACAAGAGAATACACCAAATAAGAAAATTATATTATGGGATGGGTATTGTTATGTTCATAATAAAATAAAAGCTTCGGATATTATAAAAGCTAAGGAGGAATATGGTAATGATATTAATGTTTTAGTCCATCCAGAGTGTAGAAAGGAAGTTAGAGAGTTAGCAGATTATATAGGAAGTACAAAAGGAATCATAAATTTTGCACAAAATAGTAATAGTAAAAAATATCTTATAGTCACAGAATGTGGAGTTATACATGAACTAAAAAAGAAAAACCCAGATAAAGAATTTTATATGTTAGATATGCATTGTTCAAATATGAAAATGAATTCAATTAAGGAAATTTATACTTGCCTTAAAAATTATAATAATGAGGTGAAAATAGATGAAAATATAAAAAGAAAAGCAGTAAGGGCATTGGAAAAAATGCATAGTTTATAG
- a CDS encoding MutS-related protein has protein sequence MNISKTIRSHFQNKSLNYIKSHYGKYIKRKRNLSKIKNFFKHAYDSSNSVDDSTWADLNMDDVYCSIDRTFSTPGEQHLYKVLRTPLYDKSLLEKRNELISFFQDNSSIREKISLILHNLDKTDSYVDSIFFEETTNYPKYKILCYVCSFSFILSLFMCLFWGFSRFGMIALSLSFINMFIHYSLNKVIREQVLSMVYLGNTISAAASILYLNCKQLKEYNNKLNSLLKTLDPIRKNTFTINRIETLDIVGDYVNIMFLIKEINYFKSISTLIKHKKDLLDLYLIIGKIDTLISIASFRDGLPKYTKPNFVDNSKFLSVTNLEHPLIQNAIPNSIDINNFGIIITGSNMSGKSTFLRTVGVNALLAQTIYTCIADSYSSSIFNIITSIKPGDDLLGGKSYYLAEAEALLRIINASNENIPCLCMIDEIYRGTNPIERINASCEILNYLSSHNALTLVATHDLQLTKMTNGYKCYYFKEDVTNTGLTFDYKIKEGISPTRNAVKILKFLGYPSEIINKTEERIKAVE, from the coding sequence ATGAATATTAGTAAAACTATAAGATCTCATTTTCAAAATAAATCTTTAAACTATATAAAATCTCATTATGGAAAATACATAAAAAGAAAACGTAACTTATCTAAAATAAAGAATTTTTTTAAGCATGCTTACGACTCATCTAATTCAGTAGATGACAGTACATGGGCAGATTTAAATATGGATGATGTATATTGTAGTATAGATAGAACATTTTCCACACCAGGTGAACAACATTTATATAAAGTTTTAAGAACTCCACTGTATGACAAATCTTTATTAGAAAAACGTAATGAACTAATCTCTTTTTTTCAAGATAATAGCTCAATTAGAGAAAAAATATCTTTAATATTACATAATCTTGATAAAACCGATAGCTATGTAGACTCCATTTTTTTTGAAGAAACAACAAACTATCCAAAGTACAAAATACTTTGTTATGTTTGTTCATTTTCTTTTATATTGTCCTTGTTTATGTGTTTATTTTGGGGATTTTCAAGATTCGGTATGATTGCCCTTTCACTATCATTTATAAATATGTTCATTCATTATAGTCTTAACAAAGTCATAAGAGAACAAGTTTTATCTATGGTTTATTTAGGAAACACCATAAGTGCCGCTGCAAGTATACTATACCTTAACTGTAAACAATTAAAGGAATATAACAATAAGTTAAATTCACTACTAAAAACTTTAGACCCTATACGCAAAAACACCTTTACTATAAATAGAATTGAAACTCTAGATATTGTAGGTGACTATGTAAACATAATGTTTCTTATTAAAGAAATCAACTACTTTAAATCTATAAGTACATTAATTAAGCATAAAAAAGATTTGTTAGATTTATATTTGATTATTGGTAAAATAGATACTCTTATATCTATAGCTTCTTTTAGAGACGGATTACCTAAATATACAAAACCAAATTTCGTTGATAATAGTAAATTTCTAAGTGTAACTAACTTAGAACATCCACTAATACAAAATGCTATACCTAACTCTATAGATATAAATAATTTTGGAATTATAATAACCGGCTCAAATATGTCAGGTAAGTCCACATTCTTAAGAACAGTTGGCGTTAATGCACTTTTAGCTCAAACTATATATACATGTATTGCTGATTCTTATTCTAGTAGTATTTTCAATATAATAACATCAATTAAACCTGGTGATGATCTACTAGGCGGAAAAAGTTATTACCTTGCAGAAGCAGAGGCATTGCTTAGAATAATAAATGCAAGTAATGAAAATATACCTTGTCTTTGTATGATTGACGAAATATATAGAGGAACAAATCCTATAGAAAGAATAAATGCATCATGCGAAATATTAAATTACCTCTCATCCCATAATGCTTTAACATTAGTTGCAACTCATGATTTACAACTTACAAAAATGACTAATGGATATAAATGTTATTACTTTAAAGAAGATGTTACAAACACCGGTCTTACATTTGATTACAAAATAAAAGAAGGTATATCTCCTACTAGAAATGCTGTAAAAATACTAAAATTTCTAGGATATCCTAGTGAAATAATAAATAAAACAGAAGAAAGAATAAAAGCCGTTGAATGA
- a CDS encoding SufB/SufD family protein yields the protein MSESIQEKILSKIDDTTDLYKGAHNIRSNGESVSRNTTMNISIKSKKEKSGLDVIVAPNTKKQSVHVPVIVTDVNATDKVYNTFKVGDNSDVNIVAGCGIHNCTAQTTEHEGVHDVHVGKNCHVKYIEKHYAESDGKSQKVFNTTTVIEVGEDSTFEMDLVQIKGVDNSKKELTINLHKNAHLIVTERIFTDEDQVADSKVNINLKGEDSSAQIVSRSVAKDNSRQTFYFMMNGENKSRGHIECDSIIMGNARVTSIPALDARCEDAELIHEAAIGKIASEQLMKLMSLGLTEKEAEETILKGFLK from the coding sequence ATGTCAGAATCAATACAAGAAAAGATATTAAGTAAGATAGATGATACTACTGATTTATATAAAGGGGCGCACAATATAAGAAGTAATGGTGAGTCCGTAAGTAGAAATACAACAATGAATATAAGTATAAAAAGTAAAAAAGAAAAATCAGGATTAGATGTAATCGTTGCCCCAAATACTAAAAAACAAAGTGTCCATGTACCAGTTATAGTTACAGATGTCAATGCTACTGATAAGGTATATAATACTTTTAAAGTAGGGGATAACTCAGATGTAAATATAGTTGCCGGATGTGGAATACATAACTGTACAGCTCAAACTACAGAACATGAAGGAGTTCATGATGTACATGTAGGAAAGAATTGTCATGTTAAGTATATAGAGAAGCACTATGCAGAAAGTGATGGAAAATCTCAAAAAGTATTTAATACAACTACTGTAATTGAAGTTGGAGAAGATTCTACATTTGAAATGGATTTAGTTCAAATAAAAGGGGTAGATAATAGTAAAAAAGAATTAACTATAAATCTTCATAAAAATGCTCATTTAATTGTAACTGAGAGAATTTTTACTGATGAAGATCAAGTTGCTGATTCTAAGGTTAACATAAATCTTAAAGGAGAAGATTCATCAGCACAAATAGTATCTCGTTCAGTAGCTAAGGATAATTCAAGACAAACATTCTACTTTATGATGAATGGTGAAAATAAATCAAGAGGACACATAGAATGTGATTCAATCATAATGGGTAATGCTAGAGTTACATCAATACCAGCTCTTGATGCTAGATGTGAAGATGCAGAATTAATTCATGAAGCTGCCATAGGTAAAATAGCTTCAGAACAATTGATGAAGCTTATGTCACTTGGACTTACAGAGAAGGAAGCAGAAGAAACTATATTAAAAGGATTCCTGAAATAA
- a CDS encoding SoxR reducing system RseC family protein, which produces MTEVGYITSVNGNYASVVFKRKSGCGDNCATCKAACSAASITTEIENTAGAKVGDKVKVEMEQKTFNKMLALVYVFPLVMMICGIAIGIKVFSQAGYSNYEMLSFLVGIVALVISYTILHFFNKKTAKKSNYSLKIVEILK; this is translated from the coding sequence ATGACAGAAGTAGGGTACATAACTTCTGTAAATGGTAACTATGCTTCAGTAGTTTTTAAAAGAAAATCAGGATGTGGAGATAACTGTGCTACTTGTAAGGCAGCATGTTCAGCAGCATCAATAACTACTGAAATAGAAAATACCGCAGGAGCAAAAGTTGGAGATAAGGTAAAGGTTGAAATGGAGCAAAAAACTTTTAATAAAATGCTAGCTTTAGTATATGTATTTCCACTAGTTATGATGATATGTGGTATAGCTATAGGCATTAAAGTATTCTCACAAGCTGGATATAGTAATTATGAAATGTTAAGCTTTTTAGTGGGTATAGTTGCACTTGTAATATCATATACAATATTACACTTCTTTAATAAGAAAACAGCTAAGAAAAGTAATTACTCATTAAAAATAGTAGAGATACTTAAATAG
- a CDS encoding ABC transporter ATP-binding protein, whose product MLELKNLSLEVEENDKKISILDNINLTLQDNKIYVITGPNGGGKSSLCKMMMGIYKPTSGNIILDGEDITKLDITGRANKQIGYAFQQPPHFKGMTVRGLLNLAGKDSKEKVDVHELLNNVGLCTKDYIDREINSSLSGGELKRIEIASVLARDLKLAIFDEPEAGIDLWSFQRLVETFTNMHKERNTTIVIISHQERIINLADEVIVLSNGKIQKTTSKEEIISEIKAQAACDYCGTCETGR is encoded by the coding sequence ATGCTAGAACTTAAAAATTTATCATTAGAAGTTGAAGAAAATGATAAAAAAATTAGTATTTTAGATAACATAAATTTAACATTACAAGATAATAAAATTTATGTTATTACAGGACCTAATGGTGGGGGAAAGTCATCTTTATGTAAAATGATGATGGGTATATATAAACCTACATCAGGTAATATAATTTTAGATGGAGAAGATATTACAAAACTAGATATAACAGGTAGGGCTAATAAACAAATAGGTTATGCATTTCAACAGCCACCACATTTTAAAGGTATGACAGTAAGAGGGCTTTTAAATCTTGCAGGAAAAGATTCTAAGGAAAAAGTTGATGTTCATGAATTATTAAATAATGTAGGACTTTGTACTAAGGATTATATAGATAGAGAGATTAATTCAAGCCTTTCAGGTGGGGAATTAAAGAGAATTGAAATAGCATCAGTACTTGCTAGAGATTTAAAGTTAGCAATTTTTGATGAACCAGAAGCAGGAATTGACTTATGGAGTTTTCAAAGATTAGTTGAAACATTTACTAATATGCATAAAGAAAGAAATACTACAATAGTTATTATTTCTCACCAAGAAAGAATAATTAATTTAGCAGATGAAGTAATTGTTTTGTCTAATGGAAAAATACAAAAAACTACAAGCAAAGAAGAAATTATAAGTGAGATAAAGGCTCAGGCAGCTTGTGATTATTGTGGAACCTGTGAAACTGGGAGGTAG